In a single window of the Silurus meridionalis isolate SWU-2019-XX chromosome 8, ASM1480568v1, whole genome shotgun sequence genome:
- the socs4 gene encoding suppressor of cytokine signaling 4 produces the protein MSEKKSRPSDARPKNLRSWSVDSYIRSVKKRSRGPRHDAPPRGVEDGDVPDEQNVRSTSCPQRRRERKCSCTAIGDGDIDSVCRKALSRRSLRQKFQDAVGQCLPLRGHHHHHHHHHHHHHHHQGGSSRPFSVLLWSKRKIHVSELMEDKCPFSPKSELAQCWHLIKKHGTHQNASIVLEDHKSRRLTSSSSTFISWEEVSSNGASSLTDWDASFIHGAPQCYSHADCILVPDLLQIINSPCYWGVLNRFEAEQLLEGQPEGTFLLRDSAQDDYLFSVSFRRYSRSLHARIEQSGKRFSFDCRDPCMYRDVSITGLLKHYSDPATCLFFEPLLSRPLPRTFPFSLQHLCRALICSCTTYQGIETLPLPHTLRDYLRLYHFKCDGACEI, from the coding sequence ATGTCCGAGAAGAAATCCAGACCCTCAGATGCGCGTCCCAAAAACCTGCGTAGCTGGAGCGTGGACAGCTACATCCGCAGCGTTAAGAAGCGCTCGCGTGGTCCGCGCCATGACGCCCCTCCCAGAGGAGTAGAGGATGGAGACGTGCCGGATGAGCAGAACGTCCGCTCGACTTCCTGTCCCCAGAGACGGAGGGAGAGGAAGTGCAGCTGTACGGCTATCGGAGACGGAGACATAGACTCTGTGTGCAGGAAAGCGTTGTCTCGCCGATCTCTCCGACAGAAGTTCCAGGACGCAGTGGGGCAGTGTCTTCCCCTCCGTggccaccatcaccaccaccaccatcaccatcaccaccaccaccatcaccaggGCGGCTCGTCGAGACCATTCTCGGTGCTCCTGTGGTCCAAGCGCAAGATTCACGTGTCTGAGCTCATGGAGGACAAGTGTCCGTTCTCGCCGAAGTCTGAACTGGCGCAGTGTTGGCATCTTATCAAGAAGCACGGCACGCATCAGAACGCGTCAATAGTCCTTGAGGACCACAAAAGCAGAAGGTTGACCTCGTCTTCTTCGACTTTCATTTCCTGGGAGGAAGTCAGCTCAAACGGTGCATCCAGCTTGACTGATTGGGACGCGTCTTTTATTCACGGGGCACCCCAGTGTTACTCACATGCTGACTGCATCTTAGTTCCTGATCTCCTTCAAATCATCAACAGCCCATGTTATTGGGGCGTCCTGAACCGATTCGAGGCCGAACAGCTTCTTGAAGGCCAACCCGAAGGCACCTTCCTGCTCCGAGACTCCGCCCAGGACGACTACCTGTTCTCGGTCAGCTTTCGGCGCTACAGCCGGTCTCTTCACGCACGCATCGAGCAGAGCGGCAAGCGATTCAGCTTTGACTGTCGCGACCCCTGCATGTACAGAGACGTGAGTATCACGGGCCTTCTGAAGCACTACAGCGATCCAGCCACGTGCCTGTTCTTTGAACCTCTCCTGTCTCGACCCCTGCCCAGGACCTTTCCCTTTTCCCTGCAGCATCTGTGCAGGGCGTTAATCTGCAGCTGCACTACCTATCAGGGCATCGAGACTCTGCCCCTGCCGCATACACTCCGGGATTACCTCAGGCTATACCATTTTAAATGTGACGGGGCATGCGAGATATGA
- the gnpnat1 gene encoding glucosamine 6-phosphate N-acetyltransferase, whose protein sequence is MFEACGMLLDETPLFDPSLLQELDWSSSVVSFSPSISPLNPGDSLVLRPLHLADLDRGLYKVLSQLTVAGDVTKEQFRANFEHMKKTGDYYVIVVEDTNVGQIVATAMLIIEHKFIHGCAKRGRVEEVVVSDVCRGKQLGKLLVAVLTLLSKKLQCYKITLECAQKNVEFYKKLGYTPSDETYMQCRFFE, encoded by the exons ATGTTTGA AGCCTGCGGGATGCTGCTGGACGAGACGCCACTGTTTGACCCTTCGTTGCTCCAGGAGCTGGACTGGAGTAGCAGCGTTGTGTCCTTCTCACCCTCCATCTCACCCTTAAATCCCGGAGACAGCCTCGTCCTCCGTCCTCTCCACCTCGCCGACTTAGACAGAG GACTCTATAAGGTCCTGTCGCAGCTCACGGTGGCAGGAGACGTCACGAAAGAGCAGTTCAGAG CGAAttttgaacacatgaagaaaacCGGCGACTATTACGTCATCGTGGTCGAGGACACGAACGTTGGGCAGATCGTTGCCACGGCGATGCTGATCATAGAGCACAAATTCATTCATGGGTGTGCAAAG CGAGGGCGTGTCGAGGAGGTGGTGGTCAGTGACGTCTGCAGAGGAAAACAGCTGGGAAAACT GCTCGTCGCGGTGTTGACTCTGCTCAGCAAAAAACTGCAGTGTTACAAGATCACGCTGGAGTGCGCGCAGAAGAACGTTGAATTCTACAAGAAGCTGGGATACACGCCCTCCGACGAAACCTACATGCAGTGTCGCTTCTTCGAGTGA
- the styx gene encoding serine/threonine/tyrosine-interacting protein has translation MDEGNKIQFPSLPVCKEDQLDWSYEMRREMQEILPGLYLGPYSAAMKSKLSILEKQGITHIVCVRQDIEANFIKPNFPLKFKYLVLDIADNPVENIIKYFQMTKEFIDGCLETGGKVLVHGNAGISRSAALVIAYLMETFGVKYREAFSHVQERRFCINPNIGFVHQLQEYEAIYLARLTIKMMSPIQLGRTFSIQAGSRKRTLEDDDDFGNTQVHAAQNG, from the exons GACTGGTCATATGAAATGCGTAGAGAGATGCAG GAGATCCTCCCTGGACTCTACCTAGGGCCCTACTCTGCAGCAATGAAGAGCAAG cTCTCAATATTGGAAAAGCAGGGAATAActcatatagtgtgtgtgcgcCAAGATATCGAGGCCAACTTCATCAAACCCAACTTCCCCCTCAAATTTAA ATACCTCGTTTTAGATATTGCAGACAACCCTGTGGAGAACATCATCAAATATTTCCAAATG ACGAAGGAATTTATTGATGGCTGTTTAGAGACTGGAG GAAAGGTTCTCGTTCATGGGAATGCTGGGATTTCAAGAAG CGCTGCCTTAGTTATTGCTTACCTTATGGAAACATTCGGTGTGAAGTACAG GGAAGCTTTCAGTCACGTCCAAGAGCGGAGATTCTGCATCAACCCTAACATAGGATTCGTGCATCAGCTGCAG GAATATGAAGCGATCTATCTTGCCAGACTAACCATCAAGATGATGTCACCCATTCAGCTAGGTCGAACATTCTCCATTCAAGCAG GGAGCCGGAAACGAACACTAGAAGACGACGACGATTTTGGGAATACGCAAGTTCATGCGGCGCAAAACGGATAG